Within Williamwhitmania sp., the genomic segment TTGTGTGATAAGGTTGCCTTGATGAGCCAGTCGAAGCTGCTGGTAGAAGACACTGTTGAACGGATAAATGCTCAATACCCATTTCCTCTGTTTGCAGTTTCGGGTGGCAAAATGAGTAAGATACAGGAGGTATTGCGTAAGCAAAAGTACATCAATTCAGTTTACCGCTTTGGACAGGTGTTACACGTTTCCCTCAAACCTAACTCTGGCATTCATGAATTGCAGAGTGGATTAAGTTCAAGCGGTTTTTCCGATGCAAAAATAATCCCCATAGTGGCAGGTATTGAAGATTCATTTATGATGCTATCAGAATAATACGCAATGGATAATTCAGATAACAAGGTAATTAAGGCTGTTGACCTAACTAAAAAGTTCGGGAATTTTGTGGCAAACAGTAATTTGAACTTTGAGGTGGAAAAGGGTGAAATTTTTGGCTTTCTTGGCGCCAATGGTGCTGGAAAAACAACTGCCATAAGAATTATGTGCGGGTTATTGGAGCCAACATCTGGAAAGTTGGAGGTGGCCGGGTTTGACGCGTTTCATCAACGTGAGAAAATTAAGCAGTCTATCGGGTATATGAGCCAGAAGTTCTCCATGTACCAAGACCTTACGGTGGAGGAAAATATACGTCTATACGCTGGTATTTATGGTATGCAGCGTAGAGTGATTGCTGAAAGAACCGATTTTTTGCTCAATAAACTTGGTATGTTCACCTCAAAAAAAACATTAATTGCCGACCTCCCTCTTGGTTGGCGTCAGAAGCTTGCCTTTTCGGTTGCCATATTTCACCAACCTAAAATTGTTTTTCTCGACGAGCCCACTGGCGGAGTTGACCCCATCACCCGTAGGCAGTTTTGGGATTTGATTTACGCTGCTTCAGATGAGGGCATTACGGTATTGGTTACCACTCACTATATGGATGAGGCTGAATATTGCCAGCGAGTAAGCATAATGGTCGATGGTAGAATTGACGCGCTAGGAACACCCTTAGAATTGAAACAGAAGTATGAGTCCGACTCCATGAACGATGTATTCATTAGAATAGCAAGACCCGATTGGAAATAATGGATTCCTGAAAATTTAAAACGACCAAACGTGAAATATTTCATAGCATTTGTAAAAAAAGAGTTCCGGCACATCTTCCGCGACAGGAGGACGCTACTCATACTGTTTGGAATGCCCATTGCGCAAATTTTAATTTTCGGTTACGTAATCAAAAACGAAATCAAGGATGCTGCCATTGCCATTCACGATAAATCATTAGACTACCAAACACGTGAAATTAGTAATAAGTTGACCTCCTCCGGCTATTTTGTTTTAAAAAGCGATATTAATGATATATCCCAATATGAGGAGCTTTTTCGCCTTAATGCAGTGAAGGAGATTGTTGTTTTTGAGCCAAACTTTGCCAAAAACATAGGTCAAGGAGACCAAGGAAAAGTTCATATTATTACCGATGCCTCAGAACCGAATACGGCAGCCATGCTATCGTCCTATACCAATGGTATTATCAATTCATATGCAGCAAACAACATTTTAACTCAAGACCAGAAGGAACAGGGTATTAAAGCGGAAACAAGGATGCTTTACAACTCCGATCTTAAGGATGTTTTTATGTTTATTCCCGGCACAATGGCCTTGATTCTAATGCTTGTTTCGGCAATGATGACATCTGTATCAATAGTTAGAGAAAAGGAACTTGGAACCATGGAGATTCTACTTGTTTCTCCACTAAAACCTTACCATATCATTCTCGGGAAGGTTGTTCCATATCTCCTCCTAGCATTTTTAAACGCGGTGGTTATATTATTACTGGGAATATTTGTTTTTGGGCTGCCAATACGAGGAAGCATCATACTCTTGCTATTTGAATCGTTGCTATACATTATGCTTGCGCTCTCCCTTGGCATTTTTATCTCCACCATAGCCAAAAATCAAATGATGGCCATGTTTATTTCCATGTTTGCACTTATGCTTCCAACTACGCTGCTTTCGGGCTTCATTTTCCCAATTGAGAATATGCCAAAAATACTGCAATATCTAACATTGATAATGCCTCCACGTTGGTATATCGTTGTTGCAAAAGCGGTGATGCTGAAGGGTGCTTCAATTTTTGTAATATGGAAGGAAACGCTGATACTAATTGCCATGATTTTTACATTTCTATCGCTTAGCATTATCAAGTTTAAGGAACGTTTAAACTAGTCCACATGAAATCACTTCTATTTCTCTTGGAAAAAGAGTTTACTCAAATTTTTCGCGATAAAACCATGCTGAAGATGATGGTGGGCGTTCCAATACTTCAGCTGATTATACTTGTAAATGCTGCAACATTTGACCTCAAGAACACAAATTTAGCCATAATGGACTTCGACATGTCCAAAAGTTCCCAGGAGCTGGTAAAGCGATTTTCGGATTCACCTTTCTTTACACCAGTTTTATCCACTAATTCCGAGAATGAGGCTTATACAGCAATTGAAAAGGGGAAGGCTGATGCGATTTTAACAATTCCCCGTGATTTTGAGCGGGACATTGTCGTTAAACACAATGCATCTGTTATGGTTGAGATAAACGCCATAAATGCCTCTGCTGCAGGCCTAATAAATAGCTATTCCAACACAATTATTACCCATTTCAACCAAGACCACTTAATACCAGGACAAAAGATAACCATGCCCATTAAAGCAGATATTGCCTACTGGTACAACCCAGAACTGAACTATAAACTCTTCATGCTTCCTGGTATTTTGGTGATTTTAGTGACCATTATGGGTTCTTTTATGGCGGCAATAAATATGGTGAAGGAGAAGGAGTTGGGAACCATTGAGCAGCTTAATGTTACACCATTAAAAAAATCAAGCTTTATAGTCAGCAAGCTTCTTCCATTCTGGGTTATTGCCATCATCGAGCTATCTTTTGGGCTGCTAATTGGCTTTGTGCTATTCAACCTCCAAGTAAAGGGCAGTTTTTTTGTCCTCTACAGCTTCACCGCCATCTACTTAATTGCCGTTTTGGGGCTTGGCCTTCTAATTGCGGCACTGTCTGATACTCAGCAGCAAGTTATGTTCGTTTCGTTCTTCTTCT encodes:
- a CDS encoding ABC transporter ATP-binding protein, giving the protein MDNSDNKVIKAVDLTKKFGNFVANSNLNFEVEKGEIFGFLGANGAGKTTAIRIMCGLLEPTSGKLEVAGFDAFHQREKIKQSIGYMSQKFSMYQDLTVEENIRLYAGIYGMQRRVIAERTDFLLNKLGMFTSKKTLIADLPLGWRQKLAFSVAIFHQPKIVFLDEPTGGVDPITRRQFWDLIYAASDEGITVLVTTHYMDEAEYCQRVSIMVDGRIDALGTPLELKQKYESDSMNDVFIRIARPDWK
- a CDS encoding ABC transporter permease, whose amino-acid sequence is MKYFIAFVKKEFRHIFRDRRTLLILFGMPIAQILIFGYVIKNEIKDAAIAIHDKSLDYQTREISNKLTSSGYFVLKSDINDISQYEELFRLNAVKEIVVFEPNFAKNIGQGDQGKVHIITDASEPNTAAMLSSYTNGIINSYAANNILTQDQKEQGIKAETRMLYNSDLKDVFMFIPGTMALILMLVSAMMTSVSIVREKELGTMEILLVSPLKPYHIILGKVVPYLLLAFLNAVVILLLGIFVFGLPIRGSIILLLFESLLYIMLALSLGIFISTIAKNQMMAMFISMFALMLPTTLLSGFIFPIENMPKILQYLTLIMPPRWYIVVAKAVMLKGASIFVIWKETLILIAMIFTFLSLSIIKFKERLN
- a CDS encoding ABC transporter permease, which translates into the protein MKSLLFLLEKEFTQIFRDKTMLKMMVGVPILQLIILVNAATFDLKNTNLAIMDFDMSKSSQELVKRFSDSPFFTPVLSTNSENEAYTAIEKGKADAILTIPRDFERDIVVKHNASVMVEINAINASAAGLINSYSNTIITHFNQDHLIPGQKITMPIKADIAYWYNPELNYKLFMLPGILVILVTIMGSFMAAINMVKEKELGTIEQLNVTPLKKSSFIVSKLLPFWVIAIIELSFGLLIGFVLFNLQVKGSFFVLYSFTAIYLIAVLGLGLLIAALSDTQQQVMFVSFFFLLIFILMSGIFTSVESMPRWAQEVNVINPISYFMRVIRMVILKGSGFYEIRQELLAMTIFAIVSLTISIKAFRKTVS